The proteins below come from a single Pandoraea apista genomic window:
- a CDS encoding TIGR03747 family integrating conjugative element membrane protein, translating to MSDPAVAVQRQQVRQQGLIAGLITLPFRLFGVLAGSLVLCIAIECIGMHFFWPEQGWRHAQGMLNYELSQVSEHFTQSVLVQEPGRSALQLVEWAYQGLFVKTGLLDWIRDAAAQSRAGARSQAQDFRYYIGQLYVHVESYLIASAYTVLVFLVRLLVLVLTLPLFLMAAFTGLVDGLVRRDVRGFGAGRESGFVYHRARASLMPLAVLPWVTYLALPVSVHPLLILLPSAALLGVAVCIASATFKKYL from the coding sequence ATGAGCGACCCCGCCGTCGCCGTCCAGCGCCAGCAGGTTCGCCAGCAGGGCCTGATCGCAGGCCTCATCACGCTGCCGTTCCGGCTGTTCGGGGTGTTGGCCGGTTCGCTGGTGCTGTGCATCGCGATCGAGTGCATCGGCATGCACTTCTTCTGGCCCGAGCAGGGCTGGCGCCATGCGCAGGGCATGCTGAACTACGAGCTGTCGCAGGTCTCGGAGCATTTCACGCAAAGCGTGCTGGTGCAGGAGCCGGGGCGCAGCGCCCTCCAGCTCGTCGAGTGGGCCTACCAAGGACTGTTCGTGAAAACGGGCCTGCTGGACTGGATACGCGACGCGGCGGCGCAATCGCGTGCCGGCGCGCGCAGCCAGGCGCAGGACTTCCGCTACTACATCGGTCAGCTCTACGTGCATGTCGAGAGCTACCTGATCGCCTCGGCGTACACAGTGCTGGTGTTCCTCGTGCGGCTGCTGGTGCTGGTCCTGACCTTGCCGCTGTTCCTGATGGCGGCCTTCACCGGCCTGGTGGACGGGCTCGTGCGCCGCGACGTGCGCGGCTTCGGCGCCGGCCGCGAATCGGGCTTCGTCTACCACCGGGCGAGAGCCAGCCTGATGCCGCTGGCGGTGCTGCCCTGGGTCACTTACCTCGCGCTGCCGGTCAGCGTGCATCCGCTGCTGATCCTGCTGCCCAGCGCGGCGCTGCTCGGCGTCGCGGTGTGCATCGCGTCGGCGACGTTCAAGAAGTATCTGTGA
- a CDS encoding ImmA/IrrE family metallo-endopeptidase, which yields MDEADVTQKARAFVAKVDVSGIREDLTPYVVAANAKVKKEELSEGESGYTITKPNGKHVITVNSLETEERQRFTICHEIAHIVLALESSHEEVPSWSYAKRHPNEIACDTFAAELLMPYQQWLSLVPKEEPSLELIQGMAALFSTSFPAAASRFASLSDIPCAFVTMERGAVRYAARSTSLRQAGAWISPRSAIPVGSVAHRLRSSGSSAADTDEVAQDIWFDNWEKGLDLWELSRHYARTDTTTSLLWFDSDDLPEVEVNRFGVRVEDDGGLAELTGQLPWPGRSRRR from the coding sequence ATGGATGAAGCGGATGTCACACAGAAAGCACGGGCCTTTGTTGCGAAGGTTGATGTGTCCGGCATCCGAGAAGACCTGACGCCCTATGTGGTCGCGGCCAACGCCAAAGTCAAGAAAGAGGAGCTTAGTGAGGGGGAGTCCGGCTACACGATCACCAAGCCGAATGGCAAGCACGTGATCACGGTGAATTCGCTGGAGACAGAAGAACGCCAACGCTTCACCATCTGCCACGAAATTGCGCATATCGTCCTTGCGCTGGAATCGAGCCACGAAGAGGTGCCGTCCTGGTCCTATGCGAAGCGGCATCCGAACGAAATCGCATGCGACACTTTCGCCGCCGAGTTGCTGATGCCGTATCAGCAATGGCTATCGCTTGTGCCCAAGGAAGAACCTTCGCTGGAGCTGATCCAGGGCATGGCGGCGCTTTTCAGCACATCATTTCCCGCCGCTGCGTCGCGGTTCGCCTCCCTCAGCGACATCCCTTGCGCCTTCGTCACCATGGAGCGCGGTGCAGTGCGCTACGCGGCACGCTCCACCAGTTTGCGACAGGCTGGGGCTTGGATATCTCCCAGGTCTGCCATTCCTGTCGGCTCTGTGGCTCACCGTCTCCGTTCTTCAGGCAGCAGTGCTGCCGACACAGATGAGGTTGCACAAGACATCTGGTTCGACAACTGGGAAAAGGGCCTCGATCTCTGGGAACTCTCCAGGCACTACGCACGTACTGACACCACGACCTCGCTGCTCTGGTTCGACAGCGACGATTTACCTGAGGTCGAAGTGAACCGCTTCGGTGTACGCGTCGAGGACGACGGTGGCTTGGCTGAACTCACTGGGCAGCTACCGTGGCCGGGACGCAGCAGGCGCCGCTGA
- a CDS encoding helix-turn-helix domain-containing protein gives MSQTGLGVALKTLRERRTLSLREIGQLSSVDHAYVHRLESGEKTNPSVDLVEKLLKVLKPGERDAALVMWLVDHAEADPRLVEFVLNDPSISIGIFSAAAGVRHRGNTRPDPATLIARIQRAFEDEDD, from the coding sequence ATGTCACAAACAGGCCTGGGCGTCGCCCTCAAGACGCTACGCGAGCGCAGAACCCTCTCATTGCGCGAAATCGGTCAACTGTCTTCGGTGGACCATGCCTATGTCCACCGGCTGGAGTCCGGCGAAAAGACAAATCCGTCAGTGGACTTAGTCGAGAAGCTGCTGAAGGTTCTCAAACCAGGTGAAAGAGATGCTGCGCTGGTGATGTGGCTTGTCGACCATGCGGAGGCCGATCCCCGCCTTGTTGAATTCGTGCTGAACGATCCTTCCATCAGCATCGGCATCTTTTCGGCTGCAGCAGGCGTGAGGCATCGTGGAAATACAAGGCCCGATCCCGCGACACTGATCGCCCGGATACAGCGAGCATTCGAGGACGAGGATGACTGA
- a CDS encoding DUF2188 domain-containing protein translates to MTGKNQHVVPHQDGWAVKGAGNQRATSVHDTQQQAIDAARDIARNQQSELVIHRPDGRIRDKDSHGNDSFPPKG, encoded by the coding sequence ATGACAGGCAAAAATCAGCATGTAGTTCCTCACCAGGACGGTTGGGCCGTCAAGGGTGCCGGCAATCAACGGGCAACCTCCGTGCACGATACGCAGCAGCAGGCCATTGACGCGGCGCGGGACATCGCACGCAACCAGCAGTCCGAACTGGTCATCCACCGTCCGGACGGTCGCATCCGTGACAAGGACAGCCACGGTAACGACTCCTTCCCGCCGAAGGGCTGA
- a CDS encoding CBASS cGAMP-activated phospholipase: protein MMGVPTYHVLALSGGGYRGLYTATVLAELEAVLGRPIASHFDLICGTSAGGMLALGLAAEIPAIELKALFERQGSRIFGCRSLARRLLGFWLTAKHDSAGLRGVLTERFQDATIGNLKHRVLVPAVNYSTGRGQFFKTPHHPSFEMDHRMRIVDVALATAAAPVYFPLTRNDRGVFADGGLVGNAPGLFGLHEVNTFLAPKQNALVRVLSIGTMTIGATVRGGASLDRGFGKWRGGLFDLVISAQESSVDYMLRQSLGSNYFQIDDKATPDQSKDVKALDRVSIGATNTLKDRGNHAAQRALGDPLFQPFRAHQAGAPTFYHGPNKNVPEAEC, encoded by the coding sequence ATGATGGGCGTGCCCACCTACCATGTGCTCGCCCTATCTGGGGGCGGCTATCGCGGCTTGTACACAGCGACGGTTCTTGCCGAGCTTGAAGCCGTGCTAGGCCGCCCCATCGCTTCGCACTTCGACCTGATCTGCGGCACCTCTGCAGGCGGGATGCTGGCCTTGGGGCTGGCCGCGGAAATCCCCGCCATTGAACTCAAAGCCTTGTTCGAACGACAGGGCTCCCGCATCTTTGGTTGCCGAAGTCTCGCTCGGCGCCTTCTGGGCTTCTGGTTGACCGCCAAGCACGACTCCGCAGGGTTGCGGGGCGTGCTGACCGAGCGCTTTCAAGACGCCACGATCGGCAACTTGAAGCACCGCGTTCTCGTGCCAGCCGTCAACTACTCGACGGGGCGCGGCCAGTTCTTCAAAACGCCTCACCATCCCTCATTTGAGATGGACCACCGCATGAGGATCGTGGATGTGGCGTTGGCGACCGCCGCTGCGCCCGTTTACTTTCCGCTAACGCGCAACGATCGTGGCGTCTTTGCGGATGGAGGACTGGTCGGCAATGCGCCAGGACTGTTCGGGCTGCACGAAGTCAATACGTTCCTCGCGCCGAAACAGAATGCACTGGTCCGGGTGCTGTCCATCGGCACGATGACGATCGGTGCAACCGTCCGTGGCGGCGCCAGCCTCGACCGCGGATTCGGCAAGTGGCGCGGAGGGCTGTTCGATCTGGTGATCTCTGCCCAGGAGTCGTCGGTGGACTACATGCTGCGCCAGTCGTTGGGTAGCAACTACTTCCAGATCGACGACAAGGCCACGCCCGATCAAAGCAAGGACGTAAAGGCGCTGGACCGGGTTTCCATCGGCGCCACGAATACGCTGAAGGACCGCGGCAATCATGCAGCGCAGCGCGCGCTTGGCGACCCTCTTTTCCAACCGTTTCGAGCGCACCAGGCCGGCGCACCCACCTTCTATCACGGCCCCAACAAGAATGTGCCGGAGGCCGAATGCTGA
- a CDS encoding CBASS cGAMP synthase, whose amino-acid sequence MLNLSPLFFTTVDDESCMHDELDLSPEQRAWIASARNDVRNCLRTGIPRVLRERGYTDDVPQPRFFTQGSWAYKTLNGPAQRPQQADVDDGCYLPLSFVSQTKRPSRATTVFFAAAEEALRLLVEEKHWKLVTDKPTCIRIVIAAYAHIDIPLYAIPDEEFVTLAKASMERYGYDSLTEAVNMAERDAWTALPADKVLLAHRECNWMPSDPRPVKEWFLGEVEAKGEQFRRVIRYLKAFRDWRWSSGGPASILLMAAAAPLFEKRDRRDDLALLDVVAALPARLRAGVNNPVDESESLTARLGKEGVEEAAKAFEAFEKVLRGATNAGSPSQACVWMQGEFGPRFPNEPDRVKVVSVVATIAAAPATAGPSELVGRTKAG is encoded by the coding sequence ATGCTGAACCTGAGCCCGCTTTTCTTTACCACCGTCGATGACGAATCCTGCATGCATGACGAGCTGGATCTGTCGCCCGAGCAACGAGCCTGGATCGCCAGCGCCCGAAATGATGTCAGGAACTGCCTTCGCACCGGAATTCCGCGCGTGCTGCGCGAACGCGGGTACACGGACGACGTGCCGCAGCCACGCTTCTTCACGCAAGGATCGTGGGCGTACAAGACCTTGAACGGCCCGGCACAACGGCCCCAGCAGGCGGATGTCGATGATGGTTGCTATCTGCCGTTGAGTTTTGTCTCGCAGACGAAGCGTCCCAGCAGGGCCACAACGGTGTTCTTTGCAGCTGCTGAAGAAGCCTTGAGGCTGTTGGTCGAGGAGAAGCACTGGAAGCTTGTCACCGACAAGCCGACATGCATCCGGATTGTCATTGCGGCCTATGCCCACATCGACATTCCGTTGTACGCCATCCCCGACGAAGAATTCGTCACGCTCGCGAAAGCCTCGATGGAGCGATACGGCTATGACTCGCTGACGGAGGCGGTGAACATGGCAGAGCGGGATGCCTGGACGGCATTGCCCGCTGATAAAGTGCTCCTGGCTCACCGCGAGTGCAACTGGATGCCCTCCGACCCCAGGCCTGTGAAGGAATGGTTTTTGGGCGAGGTGGAGGCCAAGGGCGAACAGTTCCGCCGCGTGATTCGCTACTTGAAGGCGTTTCGCGATTGGCGGTGGTCGAGCGGTGGACCGGCTTCGATTCTGTTGATGGCCGCTGCGGCTCCGCTATTCGAGAAGCGGGATCGGCGCGACGACCTGGCGTTGCTGGATGTCGTCGCGGCATTGCCGGCCCGGCTGCGCGCGGGGGTGAACAACCCCGTTGATGAGTCGGAGTCGCTTACTGCACGCCTTGGTAAAGAGGGCGTCGAAGAGGCTGCGAAAGCGTTCGAAGCATTCGAAAAAGTGCTGCGCGGAGCCACCAACGCCGGCAGCCCTTCACAGGCCTGCGTCTGGATGCAAGGCGAATTCGGTCCGCGTTTTCCGAACGAGCCGGACCGGGTCAAGGTGGTATCCGTTGTCGCCACCATTGCCGCAGCGCCGGCTACGGCTGGTCCGAGCGAATTGGTCGGGCGCACGAAGGCCGGATGA
- a CDS encoding ThiF family adenylyltransferase has protein sequence MSSVAVVSDVVEAFRLQGFEFVGKTDDGWFKLRGPLIPCGADDGIPCEVQLDPTFFDLPRIRLLEIPPELPNAVPHLGAEGGLCYLAKGTVVLDIYDPVGQSLACLQRAAAVLGQILKGEMIEDLAEEFFAYWNGWLCFVDMQGEDLGRQNCIVAQANGNPLWFITDNEDRTTRKLHSLGYQVTDKTVLTYRVKTTAQPRPLTSHWPPETVGDVLAWQSTLDPRCRRKIHERIKEGQSKKANGVLIIIESPLMTYGFAVLFDHQVSQKTKLADRRDSSFGLKVMPVSVIRIDDRYLAQRNIPKSKTLAGKRIALVGCGTIGGYLSDMLVKAGAGSCGGKLTLVDFDGLLPQNIGRHRLGFPDLLSNKAEAMAKELKRLSPGVEVHALPVDVRQAQLGKLDLLIDATGEESLGHWLCGRYRAPTPMLSVWIEGPGTAVRALLRTNASGACYRCLWQSHRRGELRSTIDALPNILAGHGCEGLYVPFPASVSVQAASLGAEMALDWVKGVHSPALRTRLIDQTHHPATPDCDPLRDHDCPLCNS, from the coding sequence ATGAGCAGCGTCGCCGTGGTCTCCGATGTGGTCGAAGCCTTCAGGCTGCAAGGCTTCGAGTTTGTCGGCAAGACGGACGACGGCTGGTTCAAGCTGAGGGGGCCGTTGATCCCGTGCGGCGCGGACGATGGCATTCCATGTGAGGTTCAGCTCGACCCTACCTTCTTCGACCTGCCTCGCATTCGGCTGCTCGAAATTCCGCCTGAACTGCCCAATGCAGTTCCTCATCTTGGCGCGGAGGGCGGCCTTTGCTATCTGGCCAAGGGAACTGTCGTGCTGGACATCTACGATCCTGTAGGGCAGTCCTTGGCGTGCCTGCAACGGGCGGCAGCGGTGCTCGGGCAGATCTTGAAGGGCGAGATGATCGAAGATCTCGCCGAAGAGTTCTTTGCCTACTGGAACGGCTGGCTTTGTTTTGTGGACATGCAAGGCGAAGATCTGGGGCGACAAAACTGTATCGTTGCGCAAGCCAATGGGAATCCACTCTGGTTCATCACCGACAACGAAGATCGAACAACAAGAAAGTTGCATTCACTCGGCTACCAGGTCACTGATAAAACGGTGCTGACATACCGGGTCAAGACCACCGCGCAACCCCGCCCACTAACCAGCCACTGGCCCCCCGAAACGGTGGGGGACGTCTTGGCTTGGCAAAGCACCCTGGACCCACGGTGTCGGCGCAAGATTCACGAACGAATCAAGGAAGGGCAAAGCAAAAAAGCAAATGGCGTCCTGATCATCATCGAATCGCCACTGATGACCTACGGCTTTGCCGTGCTCTTTGACCACCAAGTGAGTCAAAAGACCAAGCTTGCTGATCGCAGGGATTCGAGTTTTGGGCTGAAGGTAATGCCCGTCTCAGTGATCAGGATCGATGACCGGTATCTGGCCCAGCGCAACATCCCCAAGTCGAAAACGTTGGCGGGGAAACGAATCGCACTTGTGGGTTGCGGCACGATCGGCGGATACCTCTCGGACATGCTGGTCAAGGCCGGGGCAGGATCATGCGGAGGGAAACTCACGCTGGTGGATTTTGATGGCCTCCTTCCACAGAACATCGGACGGCATCGGCTCGGCTTCCCGGACCTGTTGTCGAACAAGGCTGAGGCGATGGCGAAGGAACTCAAGCGCTTGTCGCCAGGCGTCGAGGTTCATGCGCTCCCCGTGGACGTGAGACAGGCCCAACTGGGAAAGCTGGACCTACTCATCGATGCCACCGGCGAAGAATCCCTCGGGCATTGGCTGTGCGGCCGCTACAGGGCTCCCACGCCCATGCTTTCTGTTTGGATCGAAGGGCCGGGAACGGCTGTGCGTGCGCTCCTGAGAACGAACGCATCGGGTGCGTGCTACCGATGCCTATGGCAGAGCCACAGAAGAGGCGAACTTCGCTCGACCATTGATGCTCTGCCTAACATCTTGGCAGGCCACGGGTGCGAGGGCTTGTATGTGCCATTTCCGGCTTCGGTGTCGGTGCAGGCAGCCAGCTTGGGTGCTGAGATGGCCCTTGATTGGGTCAAGGGCGTCCACTCTCCTGCATTGCGGACCCGGCTGATCGACCAGACCCATCATCCGGCCACGCCTGACTGCGATCCTCTGCGAGATCATGATTGCCCTCTATGCAATTCCTAG